A single region of the Fimbriimonadaceae bacterium genome encodes:
- the rplO gene encoding 50S ribosomal protein L15 — protein sequence MGLHDLRPNTGSTKRKRRVARGIGSGMGKTATRGTKGQKARRQIHPNFEGGQTPIQRRLPVKKGFRNINHKEFAIVNLDDLERLFKSGDDVTTEKLLQSGIIPGLKDGVKILAFGSLTKKLKVSAHKFSAKAKEAIEKAGGEANIL from the coding sequence ATGGGTTTGCACGATTTACGACCGAATACAGGAAGCACGAAGCGTAAGCGACGCGTCGCGCGTGGTATCGGCAGCGGCATGGGCAAAACCGCGACTCGCGGTACGAAGGGGCAAAAGGCAAGACGCCAAATCCACCCGAATTTTGAAGGTGGACAAACCCCAATCCAGCGCCGATTGCCGGTCAAGAAAGGCTTCCGCAATATCAACCACAAAGAGTTTGCAATCGTCAACTTGGACGACCTGGAAAGGCTGTTCAAGTCAGGCGACGACGTAACCACGGAAAAGCTGCTCCAGAGCGGCATTATTCCGGGACTTAAGGACGGAGTGAAGATCCTCGCGTTCGGTAGCCTGACGAAGAAGCTCAAGGTCTCTGCGCACAAGTTTAGCGCCAAGGCCAAAGAAGCGATCGAAAAGGCTGGCGGAGAGGCGAACATTCTGTGA
- the rpmD gene encoding 50S ribosomal protein L30, giving the protein MLRIKLVKSLIGQTPRNRATVAALGLKKMNRTVDKEDSPSIRGMIHHVKHMLDVQVVEGQPPAKRANKTGSKAEAPKKAAPAKKAAAPKAEAPAAEAPAAKSAVAEAPAKEAKPKAAKPAAKPAAKAKTDSADASDKPKRTTKAKKTED; this is encoded by the coding sequence ATGCTGCGCATTAAGCTTGTGAAAAGCCTGATCGGGCAAACGCCGCGCAACCGTGCGACGGTCGCTGCTCTTGGGCTGAAGAAGATGAATCGAACGGTGGACAAGGAAGATTCCCCGTCCATTCGCGGCATGATCCACCACGTCAAGCACATGCTGGATGTCCAAGTGGTTGAAGGGCAGCCTCCGGCAAAGCGCGCCAACAAAACTGGCAGCAAGGCGGAAGCTCCGAAGAAGGCTGCTCCCGCCAAGAAGGCAGCGGCTCCAAAGGCAGAGGCTCCTGCAGCCGAAGCCCCCGCAGCCAAATCCGCCGTGGCCGAAGCTCCCGCCAAGGAAGCCAAGCCGAAGGCAGCGAAGCCAGCCGCAAAGCCGGCAGCCAAGGCAAAGACAGATTCAGCAGACGCTTCCGATAAGCCGAAGCGCACGACCAAAGCCAAGAAAACCGAGGACTAA
- the rpsE gene encoding 30S ribosomal protein S5, whose product MQGDGPQLDVRVIRTNKVFKTHKGGKTASWSILVVVGDNKGKVGVGLGKARGIPDAIRKAEEAAKKAMVAIPMIRETIPHEIRATSGSSQVILRPASPGTGVKAGGAVRACLEAAGIHNVLSKILGSRNAINVAYATMEALQALSVPEKNADARGLDVNELVPWLKQARKEEADAAH is encoded by the coding sequence ATGCAGGGCGATGGGCCGCAGCTTGATGTGCGCGTCATTCGCACGAACAAAGTTTTCAAGACCCACAAGGGCGGTAAGACCGCTTCTTGGTCCATCTTGGTCGTTGTTGGCGACAACAAAGGCAAGGTCGGCGTCGGTCTTGGCAAAGCCCGGGGAATTCCGGATGCCATCCGAAAGGCTGAAGAAGCCGCGAAGAAGGCGATGGTTGCTATCCCCATGATTCGTGAGACCATCCCTCACGAGATCAGAGCCACCTCAGGCTCCTCGCAGGTTATCCTGCGCCCGGCATCGCCCGGTACGGGAGTCAAAGCAGGCGGCGCGGTTCGAGCTTGTCTCGAAGCCGCTGGCATTCACAACGTTCTCTCCAAGATTCTTGGAAGCCGCAACGCCATCAACGTCGCCTACGCGACGATGGAGGCTCTGCAGGCTCTCTCGGTTCCCGAGAAGAACGCGGATGCTCGCGGTCTCGATGTCAACGAGCTGGTTCCGTGGCTGAAGCAAGCCAGAAAGGAGGAAGCCGATGCTGCGCATTAA
- the rplR gene encoding 50S ribosomal protein L18: protein MRVARHARIRKRVTGTAERPRLAIYKSLKHISAQIIDDSKGVTLASASTYEKNVKGAGNLDGAKLVGELVGKRAKEKGIKSVVFDRGGLQYTGAIANLADSAREAGLEF from the coding sequence ATGCGCGTCGCTCGGCATGCTCGCATCCGTAAACGCGTTACGGGTACCGCCGAGCGGCCGAGGCTCGCCATTTATAAGAGCCTGAAACACATTTCGGCACAGATTATCGACGACAGCAAGGGCGTGACGCTCGCATCGGCTAGCACATACGAAAAGAATGTGAAAGGCGCGGGCAACCTTGATGGCGCAAAGCTGGTCGGCGAACTGGTCGGAAAGCGTGCCAAAGAGAAGGGCATCAAGTCCGTGGTTTTTGATCGTGGCGGTCTTCAGTACACCGGAGCGATTGCGAACCTTGCCGATAGCGCCCGAGAGGCCGGGCTGGAGTTTTAA
- the rplF gene encoding 50S ribosomal protein L6: MSRIGRLPISIPAGVTVTISPENVVSVKGPKGELSQALYSELKIEQADSVITVERPTNDRIQRSQHGLARTLIFNMIEGVTKGHSKTLDIVGVGYRAQMEGRGLLLNMGYSHPVRIAPVDGVTFEVLRDEKARTEKITVTGTDKALVGQLAADIRKVRKPDPYKGKGIRYSGEVVRLKAGKRASAGKK, encoded by the coding sequence ATGTCGAGAATTGGAAGACTACCGATATCGATTCCCGCGGGCGTGACGGTTACCATCAGCCCCGAGAATGTCGTTAGCGTGAAGGGCCCGAAGGGTGAACTTTCTCAGGCGCTTTACAGCGAACTTAAGATTGAACAAGCAGATTCAGTGATTACGGTCGAAAGGCCGACCAACGACCGTATCCAGCGCTCGCAGCACGGGCTTGCACGCACCTTGATCTTTAACATGATTGAGGGCGTGACGAAGGGCCACTCGAAGACGCTTGATATCGTCGGCGTTGGCTACCGTGCGCAGATGGAAGGGCGTGGACTGCTCCTCAATATGGGCTATTCGCACCCGGTGCGGATTGCGCCGGTTGACGGTGTGACCTTTGAGGTTCTGCGCGACGAGAAAGCGCGTACGGAGAAGATCACGGTCACCGGCACCGACAAGGCACTTGTCGGTCAGTTGGCGGCAGACATCCGCAAGGTCCGCAAGCCCGATCCCTACAAGGGTAAAGGAATTCGTTACTCAGGCGAGGTTGTTCGCCTCAAGGCCGGTAAGCGCGCTTCGGCGGGCAAGAAATAA
- the rpsH gene encoding 30S ribosomal protein S8 yields the protein MHSDPIADLLTRIRNGAQSRLQSVDIPHSKIKVEIVKILAAEGYVGNFEVVTETKFPTIRVHMKYNSKRQSVISHISRVSKPGLRVYKPVDEMKPVRSGLATRIISTSQGVMTDREARKRHIGGEILCEVW from the coding sequence ATGCACAGCGATCCTATCGCCGACCTGTTGACACGCATTCGCAATGGCGCGCAGTCGCGCCTGCAATCGGTTGACATTCCTCACAGCAAGATCAAGGTGGAGATCGTCAAGATCCTTGCCGCAGAGGGCTATGTCGGTAATTTCGAAGTCGTGACCGAAACGAAGTTCCCAACGATTCGGGTTCACATGAAATACAACAGCAAGCGCCAATCGGTGATCAGTCACATCAGCCGCGTCAGTAAGCCGGGTCTCCGCGTTTACAAGCCGGTCGATGAGATGAAGCCGGTTCGCAGCGGCCTCGCCACTCGGATTATCTCGACCAGCCAAGGCGTGATGACCGACCGCGAAGCCCGAAAGCGACATATTGGCGGCGAGATTCTTTGCGAGGTTTGGTAA
- a CDS encoding type Z 30S ribosomal protein S14 yields MAKQCLREKQRRKPKYKARAYNRCSICGRAHGYFRFFGTCRICLRELAHKGLLPGVKKSSW; encoded by the coding sequence ATGGCAAAACAATGTTTAAGAGAAAAGCAACGTCGTAAGCCGAAGTATAAGGCTCGCGCTTACAACCGCTGCAGCATCTGTGGCCGTGCACACGGCTACTTCCGATTCTTCGGTACGTGCCGAATTTGTCTACGCGAGTTGGCTCACAAGGGCCTTCTCCCCGGCGTGAAGAAGTCCAGCTGGTAA